A single Thunnus thynnus chromosome 6, fThuThy2.1, whole genome shotgun sequence DNA region contains:
- the LOC137185286 gene encoding L-rhamnose-binding lectin CSL1-like, whose product MLRFRLSSTLLLAATCLLTTAGKYLSQCSIYFYICNFSTLQLIPSYVYNLLVVSTERIITCDDGYSVQHLSCETGVISVEEALYGRADAETCSEGKPPNQLSNTKCSQRGTVDILRKRCDGKKVCELNTNVVRISDPCNGIFKYLETNYTCFPAIHLVVCEHSLAHLQCDEGQVLFVYGADYGRRDHTTCSYQRSPAQVRDTYCSNPVSKVGESCNGKNSCTVRASNSVFGDTCVGISKYLEVAYMCQYPMLRFRLSSSLLLAAACLLVKTGLSRAQPVFPPTAVSTERVVTCDGLHNVQRLSCETGVISVQAALYGRADAETCSEGRPPNQLANTECSLHGTLNVLKKRCDGKRVCELNINVVRTSDPCHGIYKYLDTTFACFPAIRSVACESSVAQLQCDEGQVLFVYGADYGRRDQTTCSYRRPASQIQNVLCSKPTSKVAESCNGKSSCAVKASNSVFGDPCRGTYKYLEVAYRCQYPAFHPNN is encoded by the exons ATGCTCCGCTTCAGACTCAGCAGCACATTGT TGCTGGCAGCAACCTGTTTGCTCACAACAGCAGGTAAATATCTGAGTCAATGcagtatatatttttacatatgtaaCTTTAGCACACTTCAACTAATCCCTTCATATGTGTACAATCTGTTAGTTGTATCCACagagagaattatcacctgtgATGACGGCTACAGTGTCCAACACCTGAGCTGTG agacCGGAGTGATCAGTGTGGAGGAAGCTCTGTATGGACGAGCAGACGCTGAGACCTGCAGCGAGGGAAAACCTCCAAACCAGCTGTCTAATACAAAGTGCTCCCAGCGCGGCACTGTGGACATCCTCAGGAAAAG GTGTGATGGCAAGAAGGTGTGTGAACTAAACACAAATGTCGTCCGTATTTCTGATCCCTGCAATGGcatctttaaatatttagagACCAACTACACCTGCTTCCCAGCAA TTCACCTTGTTGTATGTGAGCACTCTTTGGCACACCTTCAATGTG atgAAGGtcaggttttatttgtttacggTGCTGATTATGGACGCCGCGACCATACCACATGTTCTTACCAACGCTCACCTGCTCAGGTCCGAGATACCTACTGCTCCAATCCTGTGAGCAAAGTCGGTGAAAG CTGTAACGGGAAAAACAGCTGCACTGTCAGAGCCAGCAACTCAGTGTTTGGGGACACCTGTGTAGGCATCAGCAAGTACCTGGAGGTGGCGTACATGTGTCAAT atCCT ATGCTTCGTTTCAGACTCAGCAGCTCTCTGT TGCTGGCAGCGGCGTGTTTGCTAGTGAAAACAG GCCTTTCTAGAGCACAGCCTGTCTTCCCCCCCACCGCTGTGTCCACAGAGAGAGTCGTCACCTGTGATGGCTTGCACAACGTCCAGCGCCTGAGCTGTG agacCGGAGTGATCAGCGTGCAGGCGGCTCTGTATGGACGAGCAGATGCCGAGACCTGCAGCGAGGGCAGACCTCCAAACCAGCTTGCTAATACAGAGTGCTCTCTGCACGGCACTCTGAACGTCCTCAAGAAAAG ATGTGATGGCAAGAGGGTTTGTGAACTAAACATAAACGTGGTTCGTACCTCTGATCCCTGCCATGGCATCTATAAATACCTGGACACCACCTTCGCCTGCTTCCCAGCAA TCCGAAGTGTCGCATGTGAGAGCTCTGTGGCACAGCTGCAGTGTG aTGAAGGGCAGGTTTTATTTGTCTATGGAGCTGATTATGGACGCCGTGATCAGACCACATGCTCTTACCGACGACCTGCCTCTCAGATCCAAAACGTCCTCTGTTCAAAACCCACAAGCAAAGTTGCTGAAAG CTGTAACGGGAAAAGCAGCTGTGCTGTCAAAGCCAGTAACTCAGTGTTTGGAGACCCCTGTAGAGGCACCTACAAGTACCTGGAGGTGGCTTACAGATGTCAAT aTCCTGCGTTTCATCCAAATAACTGA